A region of Salvia hispanica cultivar TCC Black 2014 unplaced genomic scaffold, UniMelb_Shisp_WGS_1.0 HiC_scaffold_889, whole genome shotgun sequence DNA encodes the following proteins:
- the LOC125200278 gene encoding protein EARLY FLOWERING 4-like, translating into MDDHTNRNLSPKSTATDQIDGDPAVWAAFSQNFRQVQSVLDRNRLLIQQVNDNHQSKLHDNLVHNVSLIQEINANISKVVSMYSDLSSNFSTVCHHHRSAANTNSSDNR; encoded by the coding sequence ATGGACGACCACACCAACCGCAACCTATCCCCTAAATCCACCGCCACCGACCAGATCGACGGCGATCCTGCCGTTTGGGCGGCCTTCTCCCAGAATTTCCGGCAGGTCCAGTCGGTGCTCGACCGCAACCGCCTCCTCATCCAGCAGGTCAACGACAACCACCAGTCCAAACTCCACGATAATCTCGTCCACAACGTCTCTCTCATTCAGGAAATCAACGCCAATATTTCCAAGGTCGTCTCCATGTATTCCGATCTCTCCTCCAATTTCTCCACCGTCTGCCACCACCACCGCTCCGCCGCCAACACAAACTCCTCCGACAACCGCTGA
- the LOC125200274 gene encoding protein PHOTOSYSTEM I ASSEMBLY 2, chloroplastic-like, with amino-acid sequence MAAHLSSHSLSAISSFSVQHVKISPNRNANFKPVELQVRSSLEDESSTSSSSDKPLEPTKIEVSHTATSRRHCLTCICSAMVLIVAPGISDSDSKANAMDNEEKAVCRNCRGSGAIICDMCGGTGKWKALNRKRAKDVYEFTECPNCYGRGILVCPVCLGTGLPNNKGLLRRPDAKQLLDKMYNGRLLPNS; translated from the exons atgGCTGCTCATCTCTCTTCGCATTCACTCTCAGCAATCTCAAGCTTCTCCGTGCAACATGTTAAGATTTCTCCAAACCGCA ATGCTAATTTCAAGCCAGTGGAATTGCAAGTTAGATCCAGTTTGGAGGATGAGAGCAGCACTTCTTCTAGTTCTGATAAGCCATTAGAACCTACGAAGATAGAG GTATCACATACTGCAACCTCTCGTCGCCATTGTCTGACTTGTATATGCTCCGCAATGGTGTTGATAGTTGCTCCAGGAATTTCAGATTCTGACTCTAAGGCAAATGCTATGGATAACGAAGAAAAAGCAGTGTGTCGCAATTGCAGAGGCAGTGGTGCTATAATCT GTGATATGTGTGGTGGTACAGGAAAATGGAAGGCTCTGAACAGAAAACGTGCAAAAGATGTCTACGAGTTTACAGAATGCCCCAACTGCTACG GTCGAGGGATATTAGTATGCCCGGTATGTTTGGGGACAGGTTTGCCAAACAACAAAGGTCTTCTTCGGAGGCCTGATGCAAAGCAATTGCTCGATAAGATGTACAATGGCCGGTTGTTACCAAACTCCTAG